A window of Benincasa hispida cultivar B227 chromosome 9, ASM972705v1, whole genome shotgun sequence genomic DNA:
CGATATATAAAGcagtttcattttatttaaatgtttgaaaagTAAGCCTAAATTTTAGGGTCCGAATCATTTCATGTAAGCACGAATGTTCATCATATATTGTATCCCCTCAATCCACATTTGTTTTTCTCCTTTCCCACTGCATTCAAACTCTATTGTTCTATCTGTTGTTACAATCCCAAAGTAAGCCCTCTGCTGCTCGCCATCCATTTCCCTTTCCCGTCCAGGCCACGCCGCAACGTCACAGTTCACACCCGAGATTACACCTGAAACAGGACATGGTTCATCAATAGAGAAGTTGTGTAGGGAACTGAAGAGATGGTCTGTTATTTGAATGAAGCTTTGTcttacattttttgtttttcgtaAATGTTCCTGCCATATACCTGCTTTTCAATTTTGCCACAACCTGTAGACATATTCTACTTCTGAATACTTATTTCCAATTCCAAGAACGTCGATGCAAGAGAACATTAACAGAATATAAAGAAAGAAACTTGATGCATTGTTAATTGTGAAATACAAATATCAATCTCAGAACTTCATCACTCCAGCCATTTGACACGCTTCTTGTCTTACCTGCCAATTTGAATTTATGTTGAAAGAAACTTGCTTCCAGTGGAGAACCCCTGTCACCACCATGTTTCTATCAGAATTTGATCATTTGTGACACTATTCATGCTAAAAATGCATACTAACTGTACCAATTATCTTTTATCTTTCGTTTTAACCAATACCTTTCCTTGTGCGTTTGAGAAGCTCTCCTCCTCTGGAAACATAGTTGATTGCTATCAAGATGTTTGATTCCttcccttcttcttcaaccttatCCTCACCCACCCCAAAGTTTGTTGCTCCCAACCCTTTCTCAAGCCTTGTCCTGAGGGTTGCAGCTCCTCTTAAAGCTGCGGTAGTGAACAAATGTTGTGATTATTATGCATTTTACTACACCAGTTCTGAATATTAGCTGCTTATGAAGTTTTCTTAGTAACCTGTAGCTGCTCCTGCTGTTAGTGTCATGATATCTCCATTAGTTCTAGCATTGATTGCAGAGTTAACTACATTCAAGATATGTTCATGGCTAGCTCCCATTTCCTCTGCCATCTCTATGCAATGAGATGCAACTAGAGCAGCTGCAGAAGCTATGGCTGCTGATGTCTTTAAAGGCCATTTCTGATTACCAGATGATGTTTCCCGTGAAACCAGTGATGCAATAAATGCTGCAACTGAAGCAGCAACACCTGCGACAGATACAGCTGCATGTAATTGAGCATTCTGTGTTCTGATTTCCtgcttcttcctctccttttgATCCTTCATCCACCTCCCCAATGTTTTATTGCCTCGTAATATGCTCTTGTATAGCTGCatcaaaggaaaaggaaatgatgAATATGATATACTTTGCTTCTTCTTTCCCATGTACGTGTGTGTGTTCTGAAGGAAGAGTGAGAGACATACCCCATTTCCAAAAAGTTGCTGGTTGGAAAAGAATTCTGGGTTCAATGCTTGGTGAAGTAACAATAGTTCCTGCTCATAAAAAGATGCATGTGCAATTCACTGAATTTGAGAGAGACTCTGTACAATATTACAAATGATGTAGCAAAAACTAATTTGTTTGCAGAATTTATATTTCCTCTGGTGTGTGTGCTTGAATTGAATGTTTGCTTCAGACAGATTCAAGATAAAGTACCTTCATTTCGTCACTTCCTCTTGGTGAAGCTGGAGGACTATCTCCACTGGGTAAGTGTCGAAGTAGCTGAAACATTAAGAACACAGCCAACACATAAAGTTCCAATCAGGattaacataaaagaaaaaggaggggGATCAGTTTGGCTTTTTGCAAGATATAGGAGGTACTTTAAATATAAAAGATACGACTAAAGAAAAGAAGGGTGGAAAAGGTATCTCACTGGTTCCCTCAAGACCGTGGAATTTGAATCATGTGCTTCAGCACTAAGAAGGCCAACCATAGAACTTTGAAGATGACTTGGTGCATCATGGGCAGTGGAAAGTGCCTTGGTGAGCTCTTTGGCAGAAAGGCTCCAAGATCTGCCAAGATACTCCATGGACTCGATTGGAGTTTCAGGTAGAACACTTGAACCTGGTAACCAATTTGCAGGGCCATTTTCATCTATGTTCTCAAGCCGGGTTGATGAACATTTAGCTAAACATGAGCTCACTGAAACCATTTCAACACACACACAGACAATTAATCACTACTCTAGTTTGGCTCCTTATAACATTTAGCCAAAATTATGATTTACAGTAATGTCAAGAGAAGTGACTATGCATGGCCTTACTTTCATTGTCTGAGTTAAGAGAGATGAGCATGACTTTTTCCTTCAGTCTTCAGATGCTCATTTACTGAAAGAGACAGAGACCCGGCTCCTGAGGAAAGGAGGGAAGTTTATTTGGGGTATTTAACAGAGAATGATGAAATGAAGGTAATGTTATTGTCCCGAGTTTCAAGATTCTTTTACTTTATTGAGGAAAGTGAAAGCCAAACAGAGGACACGAATTccatagaaaaaatataaaaagaaaagaccCCATTACAAGGTCGATGGTGTATTTGTTTTCGCTGCTTTCATTTTCCACTTAAACTCAGCGGCCGCCTACATGATTGCTATGGTTCTCATCTCTGTCCTTCATGACTTTATCAGAAAGTAAAGTAAAAATCTGTATCTGCATCCATTGAATTTACTCTGAACTCTGAATAGAACTAAGCAAGTAGTAAAAAGAATGTCACCATATTTTGCTAAAAGCTATGGCATTTGTTTTTATTCCCATATCAATTCTTCCTTTATAATAAACTTTTCACAACGATCTCAACCATACCATACTTTAATTCACTTTAattcactcaaaaaataaaGTAAGAGGCCTATGAACTTATGTCGAACAGTTAGCCTGCATTTTGAAAAATAGCCAGCGATAGCTCCTAGAAAAAGAGAGCCATGTCTTGTTTTTTTTCTCAGGGGCCTGAAATTTTTACTGCAGATAAACATCTGATGATTGATTGATATACGTTTATACCATATACCAATACAATATACTACTTTAACAAAGCTTTTAAAGTGTGCAAcatttaaaattgttaaaaggTTTATATGATTTGCAACGCCGTACCTTCTGGCTTATCTAAGAGCCACGGGGAATCGATAATATTTGATAATGATGATCAATAATTATGATAATCATAATGATAATCCCAAGGATGGCGTCCCTCTGTAacccaaaatgaaagtaagcaAAAACATGAGACCCACCAAGGGAGCCGCCATCTATGCACTTTGCAACTTTCATAATTGCTGTTATGTATAATCATAAAAGCGGTATATAGTGCACTATCCCTAGTGCCTCCTGAATCTCAGGCACTCAACAACACgcattcattttattatttaatccttccgcaattttttttaatcccaTTTGATTGCAATGTCACTCCAATTTatacctttttttaatttaaagataatACCCAATATCAAATTGATGACAAATTCATAAGGAAGATCCATACCCATGACTCTGTCAATAATCATCCAAACACACCCGTATTTGTCAACTTGAGCACAATATAGGTTCAAAACCAGAAGttcaaatatttcatctcacaTGTTGAGTTAGAATAGTGACTCATTCTActtcttttttataaaaataatatataaaatctttcAGGTTGGCAATAGGATCTCATTCGTTTAGGATGCGTCACAGGTGCCTGGTGGACTTGACCTCCAACCCACTTTCCTTTGGTCAGGTCTCAATCTTGTCCGAGTTAACCTACGCAAGAGATCATCACACCTATGTGGTGCATAATTGCTAATTCAACTAAGCATGAAAATGAATAAGATGGAATCTCTCTTTTATTGATTACTTACTCTTCTCTTTATGGTGGTTGAATTAGGTTATTTCTACCATGGGATCCTCTGACACATGTCCATGATTGCATATGATAGTAAAAGGTGTCAGAGACGTTTTTGGCACTCGAGTGTGTAAGGGTTCCACTCAAGCCTTGACTTGTTTATTATTCGAttggtatatatttttttattcaattcgtTGGTGCAAACTCCAAGGCACCGACATTTCTCTTTTGGAACGCCCACTCCCCCTATGCTCTTTCCAAGTATCCTTTGGACTTGGACCCACTTGTGAGTTCTAGGCCTTGCCTTGGACATCCCTCAACAATTTATAAATTTCACACAACacgataaaaatttaaaaatcttgACTTCGTAAAAGAGTAAAGATTCAAAAGCCTCGACTTCGTAAAAGAATTTACTATTGTTTTAACTCATGCTTAACACTCAAATTTATCTGTAtgtgaaaagttcaaattcaagAGTAAAATAGTAACTAATAGAAACCCTCTAAAGTAGCATCATTATATCTATATCTAAAAATAGTTAATATCAATTATAAAAATGTATGTCAACTTACACATACTTCAACATGTAGGACACCCATTATCTTCCTCAAAATTGAAGATTTGATCCTCATGCCAACCTTTATTGAGTATAAAGAAATTATATACATTTATATCTGGCCAGAaattaaaaacgaaaaaaaaatgtaaaaattaattaggtacaagattttcttttttttttttaatggccTTTTATTTTACCTATCCTAACAAAATAATTGGATGTAcatcaaaagaaaagaatttgaacATGGAAGAAAGAAATTGATGTAGTGGCAGCATGTCGTTAGCTCCATAATTTGAGAAAGGGAAAAGACGATGATGGCAACAGAAGGCAGAGTCAGGTAAAGCACGAGGATCATTATTACTGCGAAGAGAGATGTTACAAGTAGTGGTGAACAACATTCATAGCTTGTCAAGCATGCCAAACCCAaatctccatttttcttttacctTCATCTGTGGATGTCTTATGTTGAATCGTAGATTTTGCTGTCGGAAAAGAGATTTTATACCCAAAACATTAACACCAAACCCCATTACCCTATACACCATTAAACACACACCCAATTCAATTTCAGCTTTCACTTCTCCATAAAACAGACACAGAACTGAGTAAGCATCATACAAGTCCCCCACAAATACTGAAAGCAGAGCAAGGGAAGATGATAGAAACAGCACAaccaagaggaagaagatgatgatgaggAGAATGAGAGCAATGAAGGAACCGTAGAGACAAGCAAGAGCTATCAGATCCAAATTAGGAACCATCGGATCGGTTAGGCTCCTGCAATCTTTTGGAAGCCAGTGTGGTAATGGTTAAAAGTTGGAAGTTGAGGAAAGGAATAGGGATGGAGTGACCTGCACTTTATGCTATGCTTTGGAGATTGAACTAAGGAAGAAGGAACTAAGTTTGTGGTGGAGAATTTCATAGGATTGCTGAGCAAGGCAAATCCTTGCCTATTCTTGTTTGCCACAAAAGAGAGCAAGAGAAAGAATCTAGTTTGGTTACAGTACTTATGAGTGTTAAGAACCTCCCATTTCTGAGAAGGCAAATTTCAATCAATCAGAATTGTTCGATATGGTTTTGTATACAAACATCTGCATTTTcattattatgaacaaaattatcaaaataagaACCCATcaaatcaaattgaataatCCGGGAGTGAACAGTAGCAAGCCAAAGCAATCTAGTTTGACGCCTTAAAAAAGCCATTCAAAATTGCTTTAACTTTtgcaatgataaaaaaaataaactcaaaGTCAGTCCTCTTCAAGCGCTCTCTCTGAATGTTAAGGATGGTTTGCCAATTACAGTCTCAGCACCTATCCCTATCAATGGGAAGAAAAAGCAGCTGGGTCATTCTGTACAAAATATCAAATCATCAAATGTCctttaaaagaaaaggagaCCAATATTTGAATTGTACTACAACAAGACTTCCCTCCATAAGCTTTGCCATTTGGACAAAGTAAAAGCTTGCATTAGCTACATAAAAGTGAATGTTCAGTcgatatatttgaaaaatgctAGCGGGAAGTGCACTGTTCATATCTCTCACCAAAGATGCCAAACAATCCAGACGCAGGAGaaacaatttgaaaattatccTGGACAATGGTGAAGGCCATCTGAGCTGATCAAGGTGCCATGACAATGTAGTTTTTTTTCTGGATGACATGAGGATATACCATCAAAAGTTAACTCATATTAGTTTTGAATTCCAGACCATAGAACAAAACTTTTACATCTTTAGGAAGTCCAAAAAAAGGCCAAAAAGATGAGTTTgtgtaaagaaattaaaatggtCCCACTAGACTCGACTCATTACACTTGAAGATCCAATGGGGTCTCTTAATGTCAGGTTTTCCACTCAGTTAAATAGAAAAAGTCATTCATTACAACTTACAAGTTATCACAGAACAATAACCATCATTGAAAAGATAAAGATTCAAGTACTCACCTTCCTTCCAGATCTTGAATCTCATGAAAGTGAAGCGGTGACATCCAGATTATTCATCATGAACCATTTTTTAGGATAAACTGCACTTGACGGTTTAAAATTAACGTTCCAGACCATGATTCTAGAGCAGTCTTCTAGTAAACCTTCCATTTGGCTTTCATCTTCCACAATTTGTTCGATGAAGTCGCTTGCCTGAAAGAACAGATCCAGGTGCTAGTATTTTAGGTGCTACATATAAGAAAATTATGGATTGTCTTTGATCAGAATATTTATTAGTAAAGAAAGTTGGGGGATCAGTACAATCTCCACTTAGTGCTTTACATAATTCCTTTTGTAATGTTCCTTCTATCTTCATATCTTTAGATTGGAGGCCTTTTATATGACTCCTTTTAGGCTTATGAATCCCACATTCCTTCTGCCTTTAGGTTGTTggtttattaaatatatagcaGTCTCtcattacaaaaattgtaattaaaagggaaaaaaaaggaatttaCAGTGGATATCTTGATCAAATATATCTCAAATCTATATTTCCAAATAATGATGCTAAACATGAAGAAAGAAATACACCTCAGTTGTATAAGTATTCAATGAGTCAATTAGTTAGCAAAATCTATCAcagattttttttccccttttttgtTGAGAAAGAAGACAATATCATTCCAGCGGCAAAAGTCCAAACAAAACAACTGATAGATGATTCCAGCGGCAAGGGGATAAGGCATCCCCTCTCTCAAAgctgattacaaaaaaaaaaaccttccaaTCTAAGTTGATTGTGTCTAACGTGAAGTTACAAAACAATCTACATTGGGCACTCCAAGTGGAGGCCGTAAATCTATCACAGACTAGAGAAAACAGAACGTCAAATACTATTTTTctaatgttttaattgttaataaatTCTGTGAATTTCTGCGTTGCAAAGGCTCAAAAGTATATAGTCATAACTCATAGATGAACAGTGGACTGCAAACTATGAAGAACTTCAAGTCCTTCTTCTACCATGGTCTATGGAAGTATTTCCCCCCATTCTTTAGCTGATGTTCCATTATAATTCTCGTAATGGTTTTCAAGTCAAAAGTGTTACAAAATTCAGTACCACCATCATTCACTAGCTAGCAATTGAAGTGGATTATAAATGAAGAGGAATAAAGACTAACTTGGAGACCATCTCTGATGGTATCAAGCTGCCTCACAGGTTCAAAAATGCGTCGATGCCACCTCTCTGGATCCCATAGAATGGTGCTATTAAAAGCAAAGCCTGATAGTTCAGCATGAAATCTGCGAAGTCTCATACTTGATTCATAAATGTGCCATCCAATTACAAGACTTCCATTACAAACGGGGCCTTCCAGAATGGATCTATGTGTACCCCCTAATAATTTCGCCACCGGCCAAGTTCCGAACCGTCtacaaatgaaaatttgaaataaataaactaattgtAGGGGCATTCATGAGATAACAGATGCAGATATTGATGATGCAAAGACTCACATAGCCTAACCAAAGAAAAAAGATGTTTAAGAGAAGATATAAACAGTTTGAAACCGGTACCAACAGAGAATATCTTCCTGTGTGTGCAGAGAAAGAGAATAGTAATGTTGACTTCACACTTTTTGAGCTAAAGTACAATTTTGTTTCCTCTTTATTTCTATAATGATCTTCAGGAAAATGAGATTACGAATTCATGCTTTTAGACAGCAAACTAAGGTGCTCGAAAAACATGCTATTCATAGGTACGCAGGCATCTGACCAGCTGCTCATGTTTCATTATAAACATTAATCTAATGAATCGGTACATTTGTTTT
This region includes:
- the LOC120085390 gene encoding VAN3-binding protein; its protein translation is MLISLNSDNEMSSCLAKCSSTRLENIDENGPANWLPGSSVLPETPIESMEYLGRSWSLSAKELTKALSTAHDAPSHLQSSMVGLLSAEAHDSNSTVLREPLLRHLPSGDSPPASPRGSDEMKELLLLHQALNPEFFSNQQLFGNGLYKSILRGNKTLGRWMKDQKERKKQEIRTQNAQLHAAVSVAGVAASVAAFIASLVSRETSSGNQKWPLKTSAAIASAAALVASHCIEMAEEMGASHEHILNVVNSAINARTNGDIMTLTAGAATALRGAATLRTRLEKGLGATNFGVGEDKVEEEGKESNILIAINYVSRGGELLKRTRKGVLHWKQVSFNINSNWQVVAKLKSRYMAGTFTKNKKCVISGVNCDVAAWPGREREMDGEQQRAYFGIVTTDRTIEFECSGKGEKQMWIEGIQYMMNIRAYMK